From the genome of Naumannella halotolerans, one region includes:
- the glgX gene encoding glycogen debranching protein GlgX has translation MTNTAQPIINSSILGANIGDGGTRFALWAPRATRVEVALVAADRSQRNLDMVRSDADGVWSVFVPGVGAEQRYGFRVHGEWDPDDGARFNPARLLLDPYAKAITAGVDYLGPILDHTADSDFELDTTDSAEAVPLSVVVAPTPPPTPLARRRPLSETVIYEAHLKGMTRTHPAVPEHLRGTFAGLAYPAMIDYLVDLGVTAIELLPAQYFISEPFIIGRGLSNYWGYNTLGFFAPHSAYTSVGTLGEQVGEFKQMVSALHEAGIEVIMDVVYNHTGEGGHEGPTLSFRGIDHAGYYRLTDDLRNDYDVTGCGNSVDTSHPGVLQMIIDSMRYWVTEMGVDGFRFDLATELIRDEHHGVDQGHEFKRVIAEDPDFAGIKMIAEPWDLGPYGYQVGNWGQRWTEWNDRFRGYIRDYWRSQVDGVDELATRLAGSTDIFDHEGRPATTSVNFVTAHDGFTLRDLVTYNDKHNELNGEDNRDGTNDNRSWNCGAEGETDDPQVNALRMRQMKNLMATQLLAVGVPMITAGDEFARTQDGNNNAYCQDGPLSWIHWDLLEPYAELHSMTKALLQLRAKYPVLRRNSFHYGREMNDLQGKPLGRKDIAWFSENGEMSDVHWADGSRRLLGWYVSDRRVAFLSWFNSSDVGVDVVLPDQPWANSWQLRIETGPPGELPSEVLAPGSTFHLPGRTVAVFQAEVPLWAAADPNRELRRPAAGEAGDPSQRGRPGPR, from the coding sequence ATGACGAACACCGCGCAGCCCATCATCAACTCCTCGATCCTGGGCGCGAACATCGGCGACGGCGGAACCAGATTCGCCCTCTGGGCCCCGCGTGCCACCCGTGTGGAGGTGGCGCTGGTCGCCGCCGACCGCAGCCAGCGCAACCTGGACATGGTCCGGTCCGACGCCGACGGGGTCTGGAGCGTCTTCGTCCCCGGCGTCGGCGCCGAACAGCGCTACGGCTTCCGGGTCCACGGGGAGTGGGACCCCGACGACGGTGCCCGCTTCAACCCGGCCCGACTGCTGCTCGATCCGTACGCCAAGGCGATCACCGCCGGGGTGGACTACCTGGGACCGATCCTCGACCACACCGCGGATTCGGACTTCGAGCTGGACACCACCGACAGCGCCGAGGCGGTACCGCTGAGCGTGGTGGTCGCCCCCACACCACCGCCGACCCCGCTCGCCCGTCGACGGCCGCTGTCGGAGACGGTGATCTACGAAGCACACCTGAAGGGCATGACCCGGACCCACCCGGCGGTGCCCGAGCATCTGCGCGGCACCTTCGCCGGTCTGGCCTATCCGGCGATGATCGACTACCTGGTCGATCTCGGGGTGACCGCGATCGAACTCCTGCCAGCGCAGTACTTCATCTCCGAGCCGTTCATCATCGGCCGCGGCCTTTCCAACTACTGGGGTTACAACACCTTGGGGTTCTTCGCCCCGCATTCGGCCTACACCTCGGTCGGCACCCTCGGTGAGCAGGTGGGCGAGTTCAAGCAGATGGTCAGCGCCCTGCACGAGGCCGGGATCGAAGTGATCATGGACGTGGTCTACAACCACACCGGTGAAGGCGGGCACGAGGGACCGACCCTGAGCTTCCGCGGTATCGACCACGCCGGGTACTACCGGCTGACCGACGATCTGCGCAACGACTACGACGTGACCGGCTGCGGCAACTCCGTGGACACCTCCCACCCCGGTGTGCTGCAGATGATCATCGACTCGATGCGCTACTGGGTGACCGAGATGGGGGTGGACGGGTTCCGTTTCGACCTGGCCACCGAGCTGATCCGCGACGAGCACCACGGTGTCGATCAGGGTCACGAGTTCAAGCGGGTGATCGCCGAGGATCCCGACTTCGCCGGGATCAAGATGATCGCCGAACCCTGGGACCTCGGCCCCTACGGCTACCAGGTCGGCAACTGGGGCCAGCGCTGGACCGAATGGAACGACCGCTTCCGCGGTTACATCCGTGACTACTGGCGCAGCCAGGTCGACGGGGTGGACGAACTCGCCACCCGGCTGGCCGGTTCCACCGACATCTTCGATCATGAAGGACGTCCGGCGACCACCTCGGTGAACTTCGTCACCGCCCACGACGGCTTCACCCTGCGGGATCTGGTCACCTACAACGACAAGCACAACGAACTGAACGGTGAAGACAACCGGGACGGGACCAATGACAACCGGTCCTGGAACTGCGGGGCCGAGGGTGAGACCGACGATCCGCAGGTGAATGCCCTGCGGATGCGGCAGATGAAGAATCTGATGGCCACCCAGCTGCTCGCGGTCGGGGTGCCGATGATCACCGCCGGGGACGAGTTCGCCCGTACCCAGGACGGCAACAACAACGCCTACTGCCAGGACGGCCCGCTGTCGTGGATCCACTGGGATCTGCTGGAGCCCTATGCCGAACTGCACTCGATGACCAAGGCGCTGTTGCAACTGCGGGCGAAGTATCCGGTGCTGCGGCGGAACAGCTTCCACTACGGCCGGGAGATGAACGACCTGCAGGGCAAACCACTGGGGCGCAAGGACATCGCCTGGTTCTCCGAGAACGGGGAGATGTCGGATGTGCACTGGGCCGACGGTTCCCGCCGCCTCCTCGGATGGTACGTCTCGGATCGCCGGGTGGCCTTCCTCAGCTGGTTCAACTCCTCCGATGTCGGTGTCGACGTGGTACTGCCCGACCAGCCGTGGGCGAACTCCTGGCAGCTGCGGATCGAGACCGGCCCGCCCGGTGAGCTGCCCTCGGAGGTGCTCGCACCGGGATCGACCTTCCACCTGCCGGGGCGCACGGTGGCGGTCTTCCAGGCCGAGGTGCCGCTGTGGGCCGCCGCCGATCCCAACCGGGAGCTGCGCCGCCCGGCGGCGGGTGAAGCCGGCGACCCGAGCCAGCGAGGTCGTCCCGGCCCGCGCTGA
- a CDS encoding L-ribulose-5-phosphate 4-epimerase has translation MQRSDPARAFDAPPSEADLAEIRAEVARLHGELTRYRLVVWTGGNISGRVPGTDYFVIKPSGVSYDELGPEDMVLCDLDGQVVPGSFGSHRAASSDTAAHAYVYRHMPEVGGVVHTHSTYAVAWAARGEEIPCVLTAMADEFGGPIPVGPFAVIGDDSIGRGIVQTLRGSRSRAVLMQNHGPFTIGSSARDAVKAAVMCEDVGRTVHHAREGGELIPIPQDRIDALFDRYQNVYGQSDQQDEPR, from the coding sequence ATGCAGCGTTCGGATCCAGCACGGGCATTCGATGCCCCGCCGAGTGAGGCCGATCTCGCCGAGATCCGTGCCGAGGTCGCCCGGCTCCACGGCGAACTCACGCGGTACCGACTGGTGGTGTGGACCGGTGGGAACATCTCCGGACGGGTTCCGGGCACCGACTACTTCGTGATCAAGCCCTCCGGTGTCTCCTACGACGAGCTCGGTCCCGAGGACATGGTTCTGTGCGACCTCGACGGGCAGGTCGTACCCGGCTCGTTCGGGTCCCACCGGGCGGCCTCCAGTGACACCGCCGCCCACGCCTATGTCTACCGGCACATGCCCGAGGTCGGTGGTGTCGTGCACACCCACTCGACCTATGCCGTCGCCTGGGCGGCTCGGGGTGAGGAGATTCCCTGTGTGCTCACGGCCATGGCCGACGAGTTCGGTGGGCCGATCCCGGTGGGCCCGTTCGCGGTCATCGGCGACGACTCGATCGGCCGCGGCATCGTGCAGACCCTGCGCGGTTCACGGAGCCGGGCCGTGTTGATGCAGAACCACGGCCCCTTCACCATCGGTTCCTCCGCCCGCGACGCGGTGAAGGCGGCGGTGATGTGTGAGGACGTGGGCAGGACCGTGCACCATGCGCGAGAGGGCGGGGAGCTGATCCCGATCCCGCAGGACCGGATCGATGCCCTCTTCGATCGCTACCAGAACGTCTACGGACAGTCCGATCAGCAGGACGAACCCCGGTGA
- a CDS encoding LacI family DNA-binding transcriptional regulator, protein MSDQNGSTERHANIYDVANLAGVSHMTVSRVLNGHPNIRESTRERVEAAISELAYTRSSAARALVTRRVMRIGVLVDRAVEYGPSSTLRGIERAAREDGYAVITTSGDDGPERGIERLHAQGVDAICIISPRVSSLPMVSRSLRVPSVIIQTEPIPGSHCVAVDQLAGARAAVEHLQGLGHERILHLAGPDDWFESRLRREVWAQAVGGRLAAELAAEGDWGADSGYTVGRSDPRIDEVTAVFAANDQMALGLMHGLADRGLRVPDDISVVGFDDLPESAHYLPPLTTVRQDFDLVGARAVEMLLHLVRTEREAAPGPRTAVLVEPELVVRRSTAAR, encoded by the coding sequence GTGTCCGATCAGAACGGTTCGACCGAGCGGCACGCCAACATCTACGACGTCGCCAACCTCGCGGGAGTGTCCCACATGACGGTCTCCCGGGTGCTCAACGGCCATCCGAACATTCGCGAGTCCACCCGTGAACGCGTCGAGGCTGCCATCAGCGAACTGGCCTACACACGCAGTTCGGCCGCCCGCGCCCTGGTCACCCGGCGGGTGATGCGCATTGGCGTCCTGGTCGACCGGGCGGTCGAGTACGGACCGAGTTCGACCCTGCGGGGGATCGAGCGGGCGGCTCGTGAGGACGGGTACGCGGTGATCACGACCTCCGGGGACGACGGACCCGAGCGGGGGATCGAGCGGTTGCACGCACAAGGCGTGGATGCGATCTGCATCATCTCTCCGCGGGTCTCCTCGCTGCCGATGGTCAGCCGGTCGTTGCGGGTGCCGAGCGTGATCATCCAGACCGAACCCATCCCCGGTTCTCATTGCGTGGCTGTGGATCAGCTGGCCGGGGCGCGGGCTGCCGTCGAGCATCTGCAGGGCCTGGGGCATGAGCGGATCCTGCACCTCGCGGGTCCCGACGACTGGTTCGAGTCCCGGCTCCGGCGCGAGGTCTGGGCGCAGGCCGTAGGAGGGCGACTGGCCGCCGAACTGGCGGCCGAGGGGGACTGGGGGGCCGACAGCGGCTACACGGTCGGTCGATCCGATCCGCGGATCGACGAGGTGACGGCCGTCTTCGCGGCCAATGATCAGATGGCTCTGGGGTTGATGCACGGTCTGGCCGACCGGGGCCTGCGGGTGCCGGACGACATCAGTGTGGTGGGTTTCGACGACCTCCCCGAGTCCGCGCACTATCTGCCGCCGCTGACCACTGTGCGGCAGGACTTCGACCTGGTCGGGGCGCGGGCGGTCGAGATGTTGCTCCACCTGGTCCGGACCGAGCGCGAGGCGGCGCCCGGTCCCCGGACGGCGGTGCTGGTCGAACCCGAGTTGGTCGTTCGCCGATCGACCGCAGCACGCTGA
- a CDS encoding electron transfer flavoprotein subunit beta/FixA family protein, which produces MKIVALVKYVPDATGDREFDDDGTVDREGSDGILSELDEYAIEQSLQIADEGDDVEVVALTVGPDDAADAIKKALQMGANSGVHVLDDAIHGSDALATSAILAAAISQIEPDLVITGMASTDGVMGVIPVMVAERLGWPAATLANELSVEGDKVSIRREGDVTSQRIEASLPAVVSVTDQSGEARYPSMKGIMAAKRKPVEEWDLEDLELDEDGVGFEAARTRVVETRERPPKEAGKVITDEDGSGATALTEFLVAGKYL; this is translated from the coding sequence ATGAAGATCGTTGCACTGGTGAAGTACGTTCCCGATGCGACCGGTGATCGTGAGTTCGATGACGACGGCACCGTGGATCGCGAAGGGTCCGACGGCATCCTTTCCGAGCTCGACGAGTACGCCATCGAGCAGTCCCTGCAGATCGCCGATGAGGGCGATGATGTGGAGGTCGTGGCGCTGACGGTGGGCCCGGACGATGCTGCCGATGCCATCAAGAAGGCGCTGCAGATGGGCGCGAACTCCGGGGTGCATGTCCTCGATGATGCGATCCACGGTTCGGACGCCCTGGCCACCTCGGCCATCCTGGCCGCCGCGATCAGCCAGATCGAGCCCGATCTGGTGATCACCGGTATGGCTTCGACCGATGGCGTGATGGGCGTGATTCCGGTGATGGTCGCCGAGCGTCTCGGCTGGCCGGCGGCCACCTTGGCCAACGAACTGAGCGTCGAGGGTGACAAGGTCTCGATCCGGCGGGAGGGCGATGTCACCAGCCAGCGGATCGAGGCATCGTTGCCGGCCGTGGTCAGCGTCACCGACCAGAGCGGTGAGGCCCGCTACCCCTCGATGAAGGGGATCATGGCGGCGAAGCGCAAGCCGGTCGAGGAATGGGACCTGGAGGACCTGGAACTCGATGAGGACGGCGTCGGTTTCGAGGCAGCCCGGACCCGGGTCGTCGAGACCAGGGAGCGGCCGCCGAAGGAGGCCGGCAAGGTGATCACCGATGAGGACGGCAGCGGTGCGACCGCGTTGACCGAATTTCTCGTGGCCGGCAAGTACCTCTGA
- a CDS encoding cysteine desulfurase family protein: MVNETGVRSYLDHAASSPMRPEAIEAMARELGQPGNPSSTHAAGRRARKALEEARESIAADLGAQPSEVIFTSGGTEADNLAVKGSWLARRTGPAARNGIVTSTVEHPAVSKAAAAAVAEGAELVEVGVDARGRVDLGEVADVLSERIAVLSIQWANGETGVGQPVPELAALAAGHDIWFHTDAVQALSSLPVDFAAAGADLMSVTAHKIGGPVGVGALIARKTVSPAALGFGGAQERDLRSGTVPVALALGFAAALRATVSGRQLAARGYEQHRRRIVDLVRRIDGARLNGVAEGPASTINLSFSGLRSDDLLLLLDAEGIDVSAGSACSAGVARPSAVLVAMGLSEQLASGALRISFGHSTTDADVDRLLAVLPDAVRRARAAY; encoded by the coding sequence GTGGTGAATGAGACCGGTGTCCGCAGCTATCTGGATCACGCCGCATCCTCGCCCATGCGCCCGGAGGCGATCGAGGCGATGGCGCGCGAGCTCGGCCAACCGGGCAATCCGTCGTCCACCCACGCGGCCGGCCGGCGCGCCCGCAAGGCATTGGAGGAGGCCCGCGAGTCGATCGCTGCCGATCTCGGTGCACAACCCTCGGAGGTGATCTTCACCTCCGGCGGCACCGAGGCCGACAATCTGGCGGTGAAGGGTTCGTGGCTGGCCCGCCGGACGGGCCCAGCCGCACGGAACGGGATCGTCACCTCGACGGTGGAGCATCCCGCCGTGAGCAAGGCGGCGGCCGCCGCCGTCGCCGAGGGGGCCGAACTGGTGGAAGTGGGTGTCGATGCCCGGGGCCGGGTCGATCTCGGTGAGGTGGCCGATGTCCTCAGCGAGCGGATCGCCGTGCTGTCGATCCAGTGGGCGAACGGGGAGACGGGGGTGGGTCAGCCGGTCCCCGAACTGGCGGCACTGGCCGCGGGTCACGACATCTGGTTCCACACCGACGCGGTGCAGGCACTCTCCTCGCTGCCGGTGGACTTCGCCGCGGCGGGCGCGGACCTGATGAGTGTCACCGCGCACAAGATCGGCGGCCCGGTCGGTGTCGGCGCACTGATCGCCAGGAAGACCGTCTCGCCGGCCGCGCTCGGTTTCGGCGGTGCCCAGGAGCGGGATCTGCGCTCCGGTACGGTGCCGGTCGCCCTCGCGCTCGGTTTCGCCGCGGCCCTGCGGGCCACGGTCTCCGGACGGCAGCTGGCCGCCCGCGGTTACGAGCAGCACCGCCGACGGATCGTCGACCTCGTGCGCCGCATCGACGGGGCCAGGCTGAACGGTGTGGCCGAGGGCCCGGCGTCGACGATCAACCTGAGTTTCAGCGGGTTGCGTTCGGATGATCTGCTGCTGTTGCTCGACGCCGAGGGGATCGACGTCAGTGCGGGTTCGGCCTGCAGTGCCGGGGTCGCGCGCCCCAGCGCGGTGTTGGTGGCCATGGGATTGTCGGAGCAGCTGGCATCGGGGGCGCTACGGATCTCCTTCGGTCACAGCACCACCGATGCCGATGTGGATCGGCTGCTGGCGGTCCTGCCCGATGCGGTACGCCGAGCGCGGGCCGCCTACTGA
- a CDS encoding electron transfer flavoprotein subunit alpha/FixB family protein has product MSEILVVVEAADGTVGKPTFELLTLARRVGEPVTVVFGSDAATLAPQLAAYGATRTLQVADPAIGEYLVGPKVDALAELAGDDIPVLLASTPENKEIAGRLAVRRDSGLITDAVDLNAGEDGIATTQSVFAGNWTVDAEAGPNPVITVKANSIAPEQAAGSDAVEEVSVTISDAAKTARIVSSEEKPPTGRPELGEAAIVVSGGRGTGGNFEEVEAFADALGAAVGASRAAVDSGWYPHNFQVGQTGKTVSPQLYVAAGISGAIQHRAGMQTSKAIVVVNKDPDAPIFELADLGIVGDLHTVLPAATEQVKQAKG; this is encoded by the coding sequence ATGAGTGAAATCCTGGTGGTCGTCGAGGCGGCCGACGGAACGGTGGGCAAGCCCACCTTCGAACTGCTGACCCTGGCCCGGCGGGTCGGAGAACCGGTCACGGTGGTCTTCGGCAGCGATGCCGCCACCTTGGCCCCGCAACTGGCTGCCTACGGTGCGACCAGGACCCTGCAGGTCGCCGACCCGGCGATCGGGGAGTACCTGGTCGGCCCGAAGGTCGATGCGCTGGCCGAACTCGCCGGTGACGACATTCCGGTGCTGTTGGCCTCCACTCCGGAGAACAAGGAGATCGCCGGTCGGCTGGCGGTCCGTCGCGACAGTGGCCTGATCACCGACGCGGTGGACCTGAACGCCGGTGAGGACGGTATCGCCACCACCCAGTCGGTCTTCGCCGGGAACTGGACCGTGGATGCCGAGGCCGGTCCGAATCCGGTGATCACGGTGAAGGCGAACTCGATCGCACCGGAGCAGGCTGCGGGCTCCGATGCCGTCGAGGAGGTGTCGGTGACGATCTCCGATGCGGCAAAGACGGCCCGGATCGTCTCGTCGGAGGAGAAGCCCCCGACCGGTCGCCCGGAATTGGGTGAGGCCGCGATCGTCGTCTCCGGCGGTCGGGGTACGGGTGGCAACTTCGAGGAGGTGGAGGCCTTCGCCGACGCCCTGGGCGCGGCTGTCGGCGCCTCCCGGGCAGCGGTGGATTCCGGCTGGTACCCGCACAACTTCCAGGTGGGACAGACCGGCAAGACCGTCTCCCCGCAGCTGTACGTGGCCGCCGGTATCTCCGGCGCGATCCAGCACCGCGCCGGTATGCAGACCTCGAAGGCGATCGTGGTGGTCAACAAGGACCCCGATGCACCGATCTTCGAACTGGCCGATCTGGGCATCGTGGGCGATCTGCACACGGTGCTGCCGGCGGCGACCGAACAGGTCAAGCAGGCCAAGGGCTGA
- a CDS encoding AbgT family transporter produces MAKSTTTASEDDLGPLMRALVIIEKLGNKLPHPFWLFLGLAVIVMFVSAICAAAGVSAVNPASGETVAVSNLFSTENLRAVVGGVVTNYVEFPALGLVLVVLFGVAVAERSGLFAVVMRGALRSASPRWVTAVVALVGTASSMASDASYMIVIPLGGMAFKAVGRNPVIGCAVAYAATAGGYSAAPFVNSLDAILGGLTTSAAHIVDDSYAVTPVANLYWNFVSMFVVTLAITLVTELVLNKRGDQIELDADEQDQDDEEFTRSATPQEKRGMWIALATLIGCFVLLTALAWPSGSFLRDAEGGFSTDSGLMAGIAAIVGFGFFLVGIAYGVAVGEIKKASEIPEMVADGVRPFVPVLVLFFAASQFLALFSESNLGQVIAIKGAEFFDSINASKFVILLGGFLLVAVGALIITSGSGLWTLLSSVLVPMFMLLGISPETTQAMYRVGDSTTNIVSPMSPYFVLILGFIQRYKSNAGIGTLLSLTIPLSITMWVFWGAAFFLWWALGIPWGPNAPIDYVP; encoded by the coding sequence ATGGCCAAGTCCACCACGACCGCGAGTGAGGATGATCTCGGACCGCTGATGCGGGCGCTGGTGATCATCGAGAAGCTCGGCAACAAACTGCCGCATCCGTTCTGGCTCTTCCTCGGCCTGGCGGTGATCGTGATGTTCGTCTCCGCCATCTGTGCCGCTGCCGGGGTGTCGGCGGTGAATCCGGCGAGCGGGGAGACCGTCGCGGTCTCGAATCTGTTCTCCACCGAGAACCTGCGCGCCGTCGTCGGAGGTGTGGTGACCAACTACGTCGAGTTCCCCGCACTCGGCCTGGTGCTGGTGGTGCTCTTCGGTGTGGCTGTGGCAGAACGTTCCGGGCTGTTCGCGGTGGTCATGCGCGGCGCACTCCGTTCGGCCTCTCCGCGGTGGGTGACCGCGGTGGTGGCGCTGGTCGGTACGGCCTCGTCGATGGCCTCGGACGCCTCCTACATGATCGTCATTCCGCTGGGCGGGATGGCGTTCAAGGCGGTCGGCCGGAACCCGGTGATCGGTTGTGCGGTGGCCTATGCCGCGACCGCCGGTGGCTACTCGGCGGCACCTTTCGTGAACAGCCTGGACGCGATCCTCGGTGGCCTCACCACCTCGGCAGCACACATCGTCGACGACAGCTATGCGGTCACCCCGGTGGCCAACCTGTACTGGAACTTCGTCTCCATGTTCGTGGTCACCCTGGCGATCACCCTGGTCACCGAACTCGTGCTGAACAAGCGCGGGGACCAGATCGAACTGGATGCCGATGAGCAGGACCAGGACGACGAGGAGTTCACCCGATCGGCCACCCCGCAGGAGAAGCGTGGCATGTGGATCGCCCTGGCGACCCTGATCGGTTGTTTCGTGCTGCTGACCGCGCTGGCCTGGCCGAGTGGCTCCTTCCTCCGCGACGCCGAGGGCGGGTTCTCCACCGATTCGGGGTTGATGGCCGGGATCGCCGCCATCGTCGGTTTCGGCTTCTTCCTCGTCGGCATTGCCTACGGGGTTGCGGTGGGGGAGATCAAGAAGGCCTCGGAGATCCCGGAGATGGTTGCCGACGGAGTACGCCCGTTCGTACCGGTGCTGGTGCTGTTCTTCGCCGCCTCGCAGTTCCTGGCGCTGTTCAGCGAGTCGAACCTGGGTCAGGTGATCGCGATCAAGGGGGCCGAGTTCTTCGACAGCATCAACGCGAGCAAGTTCGTGATCCTGCTGGGCGGATTCCTCCTGGTCGCCGTGGGGGCCTTGATCATCACCTCCGGCTCCGGGTTGTGGACGTTGCTGTCCTCGGTCCTGGTGCCGATGTTCATGTTGCTCGGGATCTCACCGGAGACCACCCAGGCGATGTACCGGGTGGGTGACTCGACGACCAACATCGTCTCCCCGATGAGCCCCTACTTCGTACTCATCCTCGGCTTCATCCAGCGGTACAAGTCCAACGCCGGCATCGGCACCTTGTTGTCGCTGACGATTCCGCTATCGATCACCATGTGGGTCTTCTGGGGTGCGGCATTCTTCCTCTGGTGGGCGCTCGGCATCCCCTGGGGGCCGAACGCACCGATCGACTACGTACCCTGA
- a CDS encoding gamma-glutamyltransferase family protein, which produces MRAPKARPQHHRSMIVTPQPEATDAGAVVLAEGGNAVDAAVAAALVQGVVDPLMCGVGGFALMQLRLPDGTQLIIDGLGTCPSGISDGVWAEDLLGITSDGFGFRVRDFVNETGPQAVMTPGTLRTLMQAHDRFGSLPWSDLFAEAIRLARTGWPVRPHVQTVLIQNEAKYGRMDFADKLGVTADGRRIYRPEGALPRLGDLVVNPELAETLELIAERGGEDFHRGELAGVIVDSIARDGGFLSAEDLADYVTIDREPLRADYRGLTLCAPPSPGGGHQLLQTLGILARFPLGELVHNSADHLQILTEAMKRAMGDREALWNSASVTDADYDALLEPAGLDAAAAAIRAGDRYDLEAGRVSPQPAESQHTTHLNVIDADGLTVALSHTLGNPSGYIPRGTGFILNGGMSTFDPRPGRTNSIAPGLRRNSTMSPTIVLSEDEPVMAVGAPGASWITPGITQAISNVLDFGMSAAEAVSAPRAVATSNAIDISNRIPRRTETALIAQGYQVRRSALSYAFAGVHLITRFDDGLRGGADPQRDGYAAGIG; this is translated from the coding sequence ATGAGAGCTCCGAAAGCTCGTCCGCAGCACCACCGGTCCATGATCGTCACCCCGCAACCGGAGGCCACCGATGCCGGTGCGGTGGTGCTCGCCGAGGGTGGCAACGCCGTCGACGCCGCCGTCGCAGCCGCACTCGTGCAAGGTGTCGTCGATCCGCTGATGTGTGGTGTCGGTGGCTTCGCGCTGATGCAACTGCGGCTGCCCGACGGCACTCAGTTGATCATCGACGGACTGGGCACCTGCCCGTCGGGGATCAGCGACGGCGTCTGGGCCGAGGACCTGCTGGGCATCACCTCCGACGGATTCGGATTCCGGGTCAGGGACTTCGTCAACGAGACCGGACCGCAGGCCGTGATGACCCCCGGCACCCTGCGTACCCTGATGCAGGCCCACGACCGGTTCGGGTCCCTGCCCTGGTCCGACCTGTTCGCCGAGGCGATCCGATTGGCCCGGACGGGCTGGCCGGTCCGCCCGCATGTGCAGACGGTGCTGATCCAGAACGAAGCCAAGTACGGCCGGATGGACTTCGCCGACAAACTCGGGGTGACCGCCGACGGCCGACGGATCTACCGACCCGAGGGCGCACTCCCCCGGCTCGGTGATCTGGTGGTCAACCCCGAACTGGCCGAGACCCTGGAACTGATCGCCGAGCGCGGTGGGGAGGACTTCCACCGCGGCGAACTGGCCGGGGTGATCGTCGACTCGATCGCCCGCGACGGCGGGTTCCTGTCCGCCGAGGACCTGGCCGACTACGTCACGATCGACCGGGAGCCGCTGCGCGCCGACTACCGGGGTCTGACGCTGTGTGCACCGCCCTCACCGGGAGGTGGGCACCAGCTGCTGCAGACGCTCGGGATCCTGGCGCGATTCCCGCTCGGCGAGCTGGTGCACAACAGTGCCGACCACCTGCAGATCCTGACCGAGGCGATGAAACGTGCGATGGGCGACCGGGAGGCCTTGTGGAACTCCGCCTCGGTCACCGACGCCGACTACGACGCGCTGCTGGAACCTGCCGGCCTGGACGCCGCAGCCGCTGCCATCCGGGCCGGTGATCGATACGACCTGGAGGCCGGACGGGTCTCCCCGCAGCCGGCGGAGTCGCAACACACGACCCACCTGAACGTGATCGATGCCGACGGGCTCACCGTCGCCCTGTCCCATACCTTGGGCAACCCCTCGGGCTACATCCCCCGGGGTACCGGCTTCATCCTCAACGGCGGGATGAGCACCTTCGATCCCCGTCCGGGGCGGACGAACTCGATCGCCCCGGGCCTGCGGCGGAACTCGACGATGAGCCCGACGATCGTGCTGTCCGAGGACGAACCGGTGATGGCGGTGGGAGCACCCGGCGCCTCCTGGATCACCCCCGGCATCACCCAGGCGATCTCGAATGTCCTCGACTTCGGCATGTCGGCCGCCGAGGCGGTCAGCGCCCCGCGCGCCGTGGCCACCTCGAATGCGATCGACATCTCCAACCGGATCCCCCGGCGCACCGAGACCGCACTGATCGCACAGGGCTATCAGGTACGCCGCTCCGCCCTCTCCTACGCTTTCGCCGGGGTGCACCTGATCACCCGTTTCGACGACGGACTGCGTGGTGGAGCCGATCCGCAGCGCGACGGCTACGCCGCCGGAATCGGCTGA